A genomic region of Luteolibacter arcticus contains the following coding sequences:
- a CDS encoding DUF2809 domain-containing protein, with translation MKVFRMRRSRLVYAGWIAVTIAAGLVSRSSRAASFLPDFIRSYAGDTLWALMVFLILGFLFPRAKTGVIGLAALGISFGVEISQLYEAEWINRIRATRVGGLVLGRGWVTTDLLCYAVGVGLGVMGEIWKKCRVSSDR, from the coding sequence GTGAAAGTCTTCCGCATGCGGCGTAGTCGACTGGTGTATGCTGGATGGATTGCGGTGACGATTGCGGCGGGGCTGGTGTCTCGATCGTCGCGGGCGGCATCGTTCCTTCCGGACTTCATCAGGAGCTATGCGGGGGACACGCTGTGGGCATTGATGGTGTTCTTGATCCTGGGGTTCCTATTTCCGCGCGCGAAGACCGGCGTGATCGGTTTGGCGGCGCTGGGGATTTCGTTCGGAGTGGAGATCAGCCAGCTCTATGAGGCGGAGTGGATCAACCGGATCCGGGCGACACGGGTCGGCGGCTTGGTGTTGGGGAGGGGATGGGTGACGACGGATTTGCTGTGCTACGCGGTGGGCGTGGGGCTGGGGGTGATGGGCGAAATTTGGAAGAAGTGCCGAGTGAGCAGTGATAGGTGA
- a CDS encoding glycoside hydrolase family 88 protein: MTPAVVTLPVSANASLRRAFDLCVAKTRRNIEALADRPATWAFAENGHYAEWNEGFYEIGNWTSSFITGMALLAWRESEEEHFIRQVERLEPWYAAKVGEHAAETMHDLGFLYSLYSVALYKLTGDPRHRELGLKAAEVLAGRFIPQGNYIRAWGRMDEASTDYAGLAIIDCMMNLPLLHWASEESGDPRFKEIAVRHSDTTLRWFVRPDDTVYHSYRFDPELGSPAGGDNYCGRSIESQWARGTTWAIYGFAMACRYTGDTRYLDAALRVARKFISLLDDEVVPVWDFGLDAGAPFFRDSSAAAVAVCAFQELEALGAAEGSITATKHALLERLCSDDYLDPDLSVEGVLKHGQVGDGVGQAKSAYTSWGDYYLMEALAREMGMRETWW, from the coding sequence ATGACCCCTGCCGTTGTCACCCTCCCGGTTTCCGCGAATGCATCGCTGCGCCGGGCCTTTGACCTGTGCGTCGCCAAGACGCGCCGCAACATCGAGGCGCTCGCCGACCGCCCGGCGACCTGGGCATTCGCCGAGAATGGCCACTATGCGGAGTGGAACGAGGGCTTTTACGAGATCGGCAACTGGACCAGCTCCTTCATCACCGGCATGGCCTTGCTGGCGTGGCGCGAGTCGGAGGAGGAGCATTTCATCCGCCAGGTGGAAAGGCTCGAGCCGTGGTATGCCGCGAAGGTCGGCGAGCATGCGGCGGAAACGATGCATGACCTCGGCTTCCTCTACTCGCTCTACTCGGTTGCACTCTACAAGCTGACCGGCGACCCGCGGCATCGCGAGCTGGGGCTGAAGGCGGCGGAGGTGCTGGCCGGTCGCTTCATCCCACAGGGAAATTACATCCGCGCGTGGGGACGGATGGACGAGGCGAGCACCGACTACGCGGGGCTTGCGATCATCGACTGCATGATGAACCTGCCGCTGCTCCACTGGGCATCGGAGGAAAGCGGCGACCCGCGTTTCAAGGAGATCGCCGTCCGGCACAGTGACACCACGCTGCGCTGGTTCGTCCGTCCGGATGACACGGTCTATCACTCCTACCGCTTCGACCCCGAGCTCGGCTCGCCGGCCGGTGGCGACAACTACTGCGGGCGTAGTATCGAGAGCCAGTGGGCGCGCGGCACCACTTGGGCGATCTACGGTTTCGCGATGGCTTGCCGTTACACTGGCGATACCCGCTATCTGGATGCCGCGCTGCGGGTGGCGCGGAAGTTCATTTCGCTGCTGGACGATGAGGTGGTGCCGGTCTGGGACTTCGGCCTGGACGCCGGGGCTCCGTTTTTCCGCGACTCTTCCGCTGCTGCGGTGGCGGTGTGCGCCTTCCAGGAGCTTGAAGCGCTGGGCGCGGCGGAGGGATCGATCACCGCCACCAAGCACGCGCTGCTTGAGCGGCTGTGCTCGGACGATTACCTCGACCCCGATCTCTCGGTGGAGGGTGTATTGAAGCACGGCCAAGTCGGCGATGGCGTGGGCCAAGCGAAGAGCGCCTACACGAGCTGGGGCGACTACTACCTGATGGAGGCTCTTGCCCGGGAGATGGGGATGAGGGAGACGTGGTGGTAG
- a CDS encoding OsmC family protein produces MKQKASAQWQGSLKEGSGILSTGSGALVEKPYSFKTRFEGEQGTNPEELIGAAHAGCFSMAFSMILGMAGFTPDKIATTATISLEPKDGGFAITASHLDVTATIPGIDDATFQDLAAKAKAGCPVSKVLNAEITMEARLG; encoded by the coding sequence ATGAAACAAAAAGCATCCGCCCAATGGCAGGGATCCCTCAAGGAAGGGTCCGGCATCCTCAGCACCGGCTCCGGCGCCCTCGTCGAGAAGCCCTACTCCTTCAAGACCCGCTTCGAAGGCGAGCAGGGCACCAACCCCGAGGAACTCATCGGCGCCGCCCACGCAGGCTGCTTCTCGATGGCCTTCTCGATGATCCTCGGCATGGCCGGCTTCACGCCTGACAAGATCGCCACCACCGCGACGATCTCGCTGGAGCCCAAGGACGGCGGCTTCGCCATCACCGCCAGCCACCTCGACGTCACCGCCACCATCCCCGGCATCGATGACGCCACTTTCCAGGACCTCGCCGCCAAGGCCAAGGCCGGCTGCCCCGTCTCCAAGGTGCTGAATGCCGAGATTACCATGGAAGCCCGGTTAGGCTAA
- a CDS encoding glycoside hydrolase family 36 protein, with the protein MPREYLSVHTLGDTLVRYPHDPVTGRVGLELLPASLVGEALAPRDSLRGEAFIDVLPGDDPWPARPVESLLQFKLVGDPYPGAFAQGHTMRNSGTLHRFKLAGQQVITEGDATVIETRIASEDGLVAAHRLRWKEGDGAFGVSSSFTNGSNKPVALEMLASFSLAGISPFHVADAPGRLKVHRFRSVWSAEGRHECRGIEELHLERSWSGASAFSERFGQLGTMPVRRWFPFVAVEDTVPGVLWGAQLAWAGSWQMEIFRQHDDVSISGGLADREFGHWMKTLQPGESLEGPPATIACVQGGLDDLCDRLTAMQDAAVNLQPQVEQDLPVVFNEWCTTWGDPSHEKLCAIADRLKDSGVRYFVIDAGWYKAADTDWSSGHGDWNPSETLFPSGLRAAADAIRERGLIPGLWFEMETVGSQSVAFKLGKHFITRDGIPVTVRERRFWDLNDPAAIDYLTGKVIDLLESCGFGYLKVDYNETAGLGCDHPDSQGEGLRRQIKGTYRFFDRIRERLPELVIENCASGGHRLEPSMLARTAMSSFSDAHELVEIPLIAANLHHLLLPRQNQIWAVLHPHDSLQRIRYSLAATFLGRMCLSGGIAGLPAESWQLVREMIGLYAEAAPVIKYGTSRRFGEIGESWRHPQGWQAVVRTSESQVLVVLHAFAGAPAEVMVPLEGGWEMREGFGSGSARLVDGGMVVELAGDFSAGVWLLGK; encoded by the coding sequence ATGCCGCGCGAATATCTCTCCGTCCACACTCTGGGCGACACTCTTGTCCGCTACCCGCACGATCCTGTGACGGGGCGGGTGGGGTTGGAATTGCTGCCGGCTTCGTTGGTTGGTGAAGCCTTGGCGCCGCGCGATTCGCTGCGCGGCGAGGCTTTCATCGATGTCTTGCCGGGTGACGACCCTTGGCCGGCAAGGCCGGTGGAGTCCTTGCTCCAGTTCAAGCTGGTGGGTGACCCTTATCCCGGCGCCTTTGCGCAAGGTCACACGATGCGGAACTCGGGAACGCTGCACCGCTTCAAGCTGGCCGGGCAGCAGGTGATCACGGAAGGGGATGCGACGGTCATCGAGACCAGGATTGCGAGCGAGGACGGCTTGGTTGCGGCCCATCGCTTGCGTTGGAAGGAAGGCGACGGGGCATTTGGCGTCAGCAGCTCGTTCACGAATGGCTCTAACAAGCCGGTCGCGCTGGAGATGCTGGCCAGCTTTTCGCTTGCGGGCATTTCGCCGTTCCATGTGGCCGATGCTCCCGGGCGCTTGAAGGTTCACCGGTTCCGGTCCGTTTGGAGTGCCGAAGGTCGCCATGAGTGCCGCGGCATCGAGGAGCTTCATTTGGAACGATCGTGGAGCGGAGCGAGTGCATTCAGTGAACGCTTCGGGCAGCTTGGCACCATGCCGGTTCGCCGTTGGTTTCCTTTCGTCGCGGTCGAAGATACGGTGCCCGGGGTGCTTTGGGGTGCGCAGCTTGCGTGGGCGGGCTCGTGGCAAATGGAGATCTTCCGCCAGCACGACGACGTCTCTATTTCGGGTGGCCTTGCCGACCGTGAGTTCGGGCATTGGATGAAGACGCTGCAGCCCGGTGAATCGCTCGAAGGGCCGCCAGCGACGATCGCGTGTGTGCAAGGAGGTCTCGATGATCTCTGCGACCGGCTCACGGCGATGCAGGATGCCGCGGTGAATCTCCAGCCGCAGGTGGAGCAGGATTTACCGGTGGTTTTCAATGAGTGGTGCACCACTTGGGGCGATCCATCGCATGAGAAGCTGTGCGCCATCGCGGACCGGCTGAAGGATTCCGGCGTGCGCTACTTCGTGATCGATGCCGGTTGGTACAAAGCGGCCGACACGGACTGGAGCAGCGGTCACGGCGACTGGAATCCGAGCGAGACGCTGTTCCCGAGCGGGCTCAGGGCGGCGGCCGATGCCATCCGAGAGCGCGGTCTGATTCCGGGACTTTGGTTCGAGATGGAAACGGTCGGCTCGCAGAGCGTGGCCTTCAAGTTGGGCAAGCATTTCATCACTCGCGACGGCATTCCGGTGACGGTCCGCGAGCGGCGCTTCTGGGACCTCAATGATCCCGCGGCGATCGATTATCTCACGGGGAAGGTCATCGATCTGTTGGAGAGCTGCGGCTTCGGCTACCTCAAGGTGGACTACAACGAGACCGCCGGCCTTGGCTGCGATCATCCGGACTCGCAGGGCGAGGGCTTGCGCCGACAGATCAAGGGGACGTATCGCTTCTTCGACAGGATCCGAGAGCGATTGCCGGAGCTGGTCATCGAGAACTGCGCGTCTGGCGGGCATCGGCTGGAGCCGTCGATGTTGGCGCGCACGGCGATGTCGTCGTTTTCCGACGCGCACGAGTTGGTCGAGATTCCGCTGATCGCCGCGAACTTGCATCACCTGCTGCTGCCGCGGCAAAACCAGATCTGGGCGGTGCTGCATCCGCATGATTCGCTCCAGCGGATACGGTATAGTTTGGCCGCGACGTTCCTTGGGCGGATGTGTCTATCGGGCGGGATTGCGGGCTTGCCGGCGGAGTCGTGGCAGCTCGTTCGCGAGATGATCGGGCTGTATGCGGAGGCTGCGCCAGTGATCAAGTACGGCACCAGTCGTAGGTTCGGCGAGATCGGGGAAAGCTGGCGTCATCCACAGGGATGGCAGGCGGTGGTCCGGACCTCGGAGTCGCAGGTGCTGGTGGTGCTGCATGCGTTTGCGGGGGCTCCGGCGGAGGTGATGGTGCCGCTTGAGGGAGGCTGGGAGATGCGGGAGGGCTTTGGGTCGGGGTCGGCGCGGCTTGTGGATGGGGGGATGGTTGTTGAATTGGCCGGTGATTTTAGTGCGGGGGTGTGGTTGTTGGGGAAATAG
- a CDS encoding alginate lyase family protein produces the protein MKLLRSLFLLPLLSALLLGAAAARDFIHPGGLHTQADFDRMKAKVAAKEHPWIDGWEALIRDRKSASDYRAAPHPHMGSRQRAQDDATAAYLNALRWVISGEKAHAECAVRILNGWASTVKEVPRGTDQPGLSGIPIGSFALAAEVLRTYPGWSAADQEKFKRLLLEYFYPVCHDFLVRHNGASDSNYWANWDTCNMRAVLAIGVFCDDRAKFDEAVDYFKNGRGMGSLKNAVPFLYPGGLGQWQESGRDQAHAMGGMGLLVEMCQVAWNQGLDLFGHDDNRLLAGGEYTAQYTLWKGVPYTYYTNSSRANQYYISRNYQGRLAASHFELLYNHYVVRQKLKAPHVQLFAEFRRPEPGEVDVFGYGTLTYTLDAAASPLATSPPPVPRELRAEPGIDRIDLKWSPSGAYSAHGYEVSRATSRNGPYTSIYSTNNWTTPAYTDTAVEAGKTYHYTIAALNNAGKSESSAPVSAEPAKGGPLPSAFKSVSTEGITFSEAAGRSFVVPGTGRDIDGSFAGLPVEGDFDLTARLIGWRGPVGLMGIVVREEGNKSPLAAAMTLGEIGGRQARFRARDDKGKTATKAGNDYTWLPVWFRIQRDGDDFTAWQSPDGIEWFEVGKSTVKLPRTALAGLLVSTGGNPPGTKKEDAPQGLFDHVTIERKLPSPPAAPTALKATATNNGNPSSNGVMTLVWKNAPNSGQAGIKVEASLNGSPFYEIADLPADATRFENTGLKDPAALRYRIRAYHRGGYSAYSSVAP, from the coding sequence ATGAAGCTCCTCCGCTCCCTTTTCCTCCTGCCGCTCCTCTCTGCGCTCCTTCTCGGCGCCGCCGCCGCGCGCGACTTCATCCATCCCGGTGGCCTGCACACCCAGGCGGACTTCGACCGCATGAAAGCCAAGGTCGCCGCCAAGGAGCACCCCTGGATCGATGGCTGGGAGGCGCTCATCCGTGACCGCAAATCGGCCAGCGACTACCGCGCCGCTCCGCATCCCCACATGGGCAGCCGCCAGCGCGCGCAGGACGACGCCACCGCCGCCTACCTCAATGCCCTGCGCTGGGTCATTTCCGGCGAGAAGGCGCACGCCGAGTGCGCCGTGCGCATCCTCAATGGCTGGGCGTCCACCGTGAAGGAAGTCCCCCGCGGTACCGATCAGCCAGGCTTGAGCGGCATCCCCATCGGCAGCTTCGCCCTCGCCGCGGAAGTCCTGCGCACCTACCCCGGCTGGTCCGCCGCAGATCAGGAAAAGTTCAAGCGACTCCTGTTAGAATACTTCTACCCGGTATGCCACGACTTCCTGGTCCGCCACAATGGCGCCAGTGATTCCAACTACTGGGCGAACTGGGATACCTGCAACATGCGCGCCGTCCTCGCCATCGGCGTCTTCTGCGACGACCGCGCGAAGTTCGATGAAGCCGTCGACTACTTCAAGAATGGCCGCGGCATGGGCTCGCTCAAGAATGCAGTGCCCTTCCTCTATCCCGGTGGACTTGGCCAATGGCAGGAGAGCGGCCGCGACCAGGCCCACGCCATGGGCGGCATGGGATTGCTCGTGGAAATGTGCCAGGTCGCCTGGAACCAGGGTCTCGATCTCTTCGGCCACGACGACAACCGTCTGCTCGCCGGCGGCGAATACACCGCCCAATACACGTTGTGGAAAGGCGTCCCCTACACCTACTACACCAATAGCAGCCGCGCGAACCAGTACTACATCTCCCGTAATTACCAGGGACGCCTCGCGGCCTCCCACTTCGAGTTGCTGTACAACCACTACGTCGTCCGCCAGAAGCTCAAGGCCCCTCACGTCCAGCTCTTCGCGGAGTTTCGCCGGCCCGAGCCCGGCGAGGTCGATGTCTTCGGCTACGGCACTCTCACCTACACGCTCGACGCCGCCGCTTCACCCCTGGCCACCTCCCCGCCCCCCGTGCCGCGCGAACTCCGCGCCGAACCCGGCATCGACCGCATCGATCTGAAGTGGTCCCCCTCCGGTGCCTACAGCGCACATGGCTACGAGGTCTCCCGCGCCACCTCGCGCAATGGCCCATACACGTCCATCTACTCCACTAACAACTGGACGACACCGGCCTACACCGACACCGCTGTCGAGGCGGGCAAGACCTACCACTACACCATCGCCGCGCTCAACAATGCCGGCAAAAGCGAGTCCTCGGCCCCCGTCAGCGCCGAGCCAGCCAAGGGCGGCCCCTTGCCCTCCGCTTTCAAATCCGTCTCCACCGAAGGCATCACCTTCTCCGAAGCCGCCGGTCGCTCGTTCGTCGTCCCCGGCACTGGCCGCGATATCGACGGCAGCTTCGCCGGCCTGCCGGTCGAGGGCGACTTCGACCTCACCGCGCGTCTGATCGGGTGGCGCGGCCCCGTCGGGCTGATGGGCATTGTTGTGAGAGAGGAAGGCAACAAGTCCCCGCTCGCAGCAGCCATGACCCTCGGCGAAATCGGCGGCCGCCAAGCCCGCTTCCGCGCCCGCGACGACAAGGGCAAGACCGCAACCAAAGCCGGCAATGACTACACGTGGCTGCCCGTCTGGTTCCGCATCCAGCGCGATGGGGACGACTTCACCGCTTGGCAATCGCCCGATGGCATCGAGTGGTTCGAGGTCGGCAAGAGCACCGTCAAGCTCCCTCGCACCGCCTTGGCCGGCCTCCTCGTCAGCACCGGCGGCAACCCGCCCGGCACCAAAAAGGAAGACGCCCCGCAAGGCCTCTTCGACCACGTCACCATCGAACGAAAGCTGCCCTCGCCACCCGCCGCGCCCACCGCCCTCAAGGCGACCGCAACCAACAACGGCAACCCTAGTAGCAACGGCGTGATGACGCTCGTCTGGAAAAACGCACCGAACTCCGGCCAAGCCGGCATCAAAGTGGAAGCCTCGCTCAATGGCTCACCGTTCTACGAAATCGCCGACCTCCCCGCCGACGCCACCCGCTTCGAAAACACCGGCCTCAAGGATCCCGCCGCCCTCCGCTACCGCATCCGCGCCTACCACCGCGGCGGCTATTCCGCCTATTCAAGCGTCGCCCCTTAG
- a CDS encoding SDR family NAD(P)-dependent oxidoreductase: MSTPEKNLQGKVALVTGASRGLGVAIAHALADRGADIAITYASSAAKADEVVTSLQAKGVRAIAIQTDQGDPTQAAAVIQRVVADLGGLDILVNNAAVAVQGKLVGSPEMDQDHAALDRMWAINVHGVIACIRAAAQVLPEGGRIITIGSGVSSRVGFPGAADYAGTKAAVTGYSKGAARDLGPRKITVNVVQAGLMETEMAAEAGVAEFLFPTLAIQRFGKLEEIAAVATFLASPDASYVTGAVVSAEGGYGA; the protein is encoded by the coding sequence ATGAGCACGCCGGAGAAGAACTTGCAGGGAAAGGTCGCGCTCGTCACCGGAGCCTCCCGCGGCCTCGGGGTCGCCATCGCCCATGCGCTGGCAGACCGCGGTGCCGATATCGCCATCACCTACGCCTCGTCCGCGGCCAAAGCCGATGAAGTCGTCACCTCCCTGCAAGCAAAGGGAGTGCGGGCCATCGCCATCCAGACCGACCAAGGCGATCCCACCCAGGCGGCAGCCGTGATTCAAAGAGTCGTCGCCGATCTCGGCGGACTCGATATCCTGGTGAACAACGCCGCCGTCGCCGTGCAGGGCAAGCTCGTCGGCTCGCCCGAGATGGACCAGGATCACGCGGCGCTCGACCGCATGTGGGCGATCAATGTCCACGGCGTGATCGCCTGCATTCGCGCGGCGGCCCAGGTTCTGCCGGAAGGCGGGCGCATCATCACCATCGGCTCCGGTGTCAGCTCGCGCGTCGGCTTTCCCGGCGCAGCCGACTACGCCGGCACCAAGGCTGCGGTCACCGGCTACTCGAAGGGCGCGGCCCGCGACCTCGGCCCGCGCAAGATCACCGTCAATGTCGTGCAAGCCGGCCTGATGGAAACCGAAATGGCCGCCGAAGCCGGCGTGGCCGAATTCCTCTTCCCCACGCTGGCCATCCAGCGATTTGGCAAGCTGGAAGAAATCGCCGCGGTCGCGACCTTCCTCGCTAGCCCTGACGCCTCCTATGTCACCGGCGCGGTCGTCAGTGCC
- a CDS encoding YegP family protein, whose translation MAQGYYRLKGGASHRFTLHAGNHEVILTSQSYDSKAGAEGGIESVRKNGPDATNFEKKTSSASQPYFVLKAANGQIIGTSEMYSSETARDGGIASVQANSPSTTVKEE comes from the coding sequence ATGGCCCAAGGATATTACAGATTGAAGGGCGGGGCGTCACATCGCTTCACGCTGCATGCCGGGAATCACGAGGTAATCCTCACCAGTCAGAGCTATGACTCGAAGGCAGGGGCGGAGGGTGGGATTGAGTCGGTCCGGAAGAACGGCCCGGATGCGACGAACTTCGAGAAGAAGACTTCTTCGGCGAGTCAACCTTACTTCGTGCTGAAGGCGGCGAACGGGCAGATCATCGGGACGAGCGAGATGTATTCCTCCGAGACGGCGCGGGACGGTGGCATCGCGTCAGTGCAGGCTAATAGCCCGAGCACGACGGTGAAGGAAGAGTGA